The Nitrospirales bacterium genome includes a window with the following:
- the nhaB gene encoding sodium/proton antiporter NhaB: MSSTVTRTKQGPLSEAFSHNFLGHTPSWYKIVIIAFLLVNPLLSLTMGPFFTGWVLIVEFIFTLAMALKSYPLQPGGLLAIEAVAIGMASPETVYHEALNNFQVILLLIFMVAGIYFMKELLLFTFTKILLGVRSKALLSFLFCFVAAFLSAFLDALTVTAVIIAVSTGFYSIYHKVASGKTYDADHDPTTDEVVFEANREHLEQFRGFLRNLLMHGAVGTALGGVCTLVGEPQNLLIGDKASWHFAEFFVRMSPVTMPVLVIGLATSVLLEKLRWFDYGHQLPESVRGILWSFDNEQTKNRKTIETARLIIQAIAGGWLIIALAFHLAEVGIIGLSVIVLTTAFNGIIEEHHLGEAFREALPFTALLVVFFAIVAVIQEQNLFGGIIQYGLSLEGAQQIGMFYIANGLLSMISDNVFVATVYINEVMRALANGVISRDQFDLLAVAINTGTNIPSVATPNGQAAFLFLLTSGIAPLVRLSYGRMVWMALPYTISMSVVGYICVYYVLDAATATYYANDLINHHTLSVSSPAGH, translated from the coding sequence ATGTCATCTACCGTAACTCGAACCAAGCAGGGGCCGCTGTCTGAGGCGTTCTCTCATAATTTTCTCGGCCATACGCCAAGCTGGTATAAAATCGTCATTATCGCGTTTTTGCTGGTGAATCCCTTGTTATCCCTGACGATGGGCCCTTTTTTCACCGGCTGGGTTCTAATCGTTGAATTTATCTTTACCCTGGCGATGGCGTTGAAAAGTTATCCGCTTCAACCTGGCGGCTTGTTGGCCATTGAGGCGGTGGCCATCGGGATGGCGAGCCCTGAAACGGTGTATCACGAAGCCTTGAATAATTTCCAAGTCATTCTTCTGCTCATCTTCATGGTGGCCGGCATTTATTTCATGAAGGAACTGTTGCTATTTACGTTCACAAAAATCTTGTTGGGGGTCCGGTCGAAAGCGCTTCTGTCGTTTTTATTCTGCTTTGTCGCGGCGTTCCTTTCGGCCTTTCTCGATGCGTTGACGGTGACGGCTGTGATTATCGCGGTCTCGACGGGCTTTTATAGCATTTATCATAAGGTGGCTTCAGGGAAAACGTATGATGCTGATCATGATCCTACGACTGATGAGGTTGTCTTTGAGGCCAATCGGGAACACCTGGAGCAATTCCGAGGATTTCTTCGAAATCTTCTGATGCACGGAGCTGTCGGGACAGCGCTCGGAGGGGTCTGTACTTTAGTGGGAGAACCTCAGAATCTCTTGATCGGAGATAAGGCGTCCTGGCATTTTGCGGAGTTTTTTGTACGAATGTCGCCGGTGACGATGCCCGTACTCGTGATCGGGCTCGCGACGTCGGTGCTCCTGGAAAAACTTCGCTGGTTTGATTACGGTCATCAACTTCCGGAATCAGTACGCGGAATCCTCTGGAGTTTTGACAATGAACAAACCAAAAATCGAAAAACCATCGAAACGGCACGACTGATTATTCAAGCCATCGCTGGGGGGTGGCTTATCATTGCTCTCGCGTTTCATCTAGCGGAGGTCGGGATTATTGGTCTTTCCGTTATCGTTTTGACGACGGCCTTCAACGGAATAATCGAAGAACACCATCTAGGCGAAGCGTTTCGCGAGGCGTTACCCTTCACCGCCTTGCTTGTCGTCTTTTTTGCGATCGTGGCAGTCATTCAAGAACAAAATTTGTTCGGAGGCATTATTCAGTATGGGTTAAGCCTCGAAGGAGCCCAGCAAATCGGGATGTTCTATATCGCGAATGGCCTGCTTTCGATGATCAGTGATAACGTTTTCGTCGCAACGGTCTATATCAACGAAGTGATGCGGGCCTTGGCCAATGGGGTGATTAGTAGGGATCAATTTGACCTTCTGGCCGTGGCCATTAATACAGGAACGAATATCCCCAGCGTGGCGACGCCCAATGGTCAGGCAGCCTTCCTCTTCTTATTGACCTCAGGGATTGCCCCGTTGGTTCGGTTGTCTTACGGCCGTATGGTGTGGATGGCGTTACCCTACACTATTAGCATGAGTGTCGTGGGTTATATCTGCGTGTATTACGTCCTCGATGCGGCGACCGCCACCTATTATGCCAACGATCTTATCAATCATCACACGTTGAGCGTCTCGAGCCCTGCCGGTCATTGA
- a CDS encoding DUF3365 domain-containing protein: MNGRSLIISFLIASLCFAVGWVVGGTIPPSDSIPARTVASYLQAVIDADRTFYTQHVVERMEAMLIVTSSEEWRKEKTLPLPVQFLREASRSLHVRGTPFRYRLVSLWPLNPQNAPSSPAERTVLEQVVEYGEVVEKEVMVDGKRYFKAVYPDRAVSRACVSCHNSHPDGPKRDFKLNDVMGGLVIQIPLE; the protein is encoded by the coding sequence ATGAATGGACGAAGCCTCATTATTTCTTTTCTGATCGCCTCGCTGTGCTTTGCAGTGGGTTGGGTGGTGGGTGGGACGATCCCCCCGAGCGATAGCATACCGGCACGAACGGTGGCGAGCTATCTTCAGGCGGTGATCGACGCTGATCGGACCTTCTATACCCAGCATGTCGTCGAGCGAATGGAGGCTATGCTGATTGTGACGTCATCCGAGGAGTGGAGGAAAGAAAAGACCCTGCCCTTGCCTGTGCAATTTCTTCGAGAAGCCTCCAGGAGTCTTCATGTTCGAGGCACACCCTTTCGTTACCGATTGGTGAGCCTTTGGCCCCTGAATCCTCAAAATGCTCCATCTTCTCCAGCTGAACGAACGGTTCTTGAACAGGTCGTGGAATATGGAGAAGTCGTGGAAAAAGAAGTGATGGTTGACGGCAAGCGGTATTTCAAGGCTGTCTATCCTGATCGTGCGGTGAGCCGAGCCTGTGTGTCGTGTCACAATAGTCATCCAGATGGGCCAAAGCGCGACTTTAAACTCAATGATGTGATGGGGGGCCTAGTCATTCAAATTCCGCTCGAGTAA
- a CDS encoding SulP family inorganic anion transporter, protein MIGVKSYFSEFNIGPNLRDLNTNIQGDILAGITVAMVVLPMALAFGVASGLGAISGLWSAVAAGLVAGPLSGSPWAVGGPTGPITIQVLTIAQTHQTPEGTPDLAFIFTTIVLAGLILIVLGLGKVGQFIRFTPYSVISGFMTGLGVLYILLQINPFLGLAGASSISSALTSLPGALAQMSVPAFGIGAMTIVVLIVWPRISPVIWLPSPLVALVVSTAAVWLLGLDIPTIGEIPTGLPDLHLPHIDLIQAAFVPAAVLAGLCVFDSLLTCLIVDNMTGTHHHSDQELIAQGSANIFSGLFGGLGGATNTMPCVVNIQSGAKTRLSAITSGVVLLSLVMGLGPLASQIPLSALAGILMKAGYDILDMRVLPVVRRLPRSDFVVFVLVVVMTVFWNLLAAMAMGLAMAFFRFVKDMADRYKADLDRRADDVKQEEDDLLFAFSRDYSRQFKAQDTVDLGEMSGKLEHLIQDRILIVRPHGPLFFGAIDWLNEAVEHLDGKDVLLIRCQWLDELDLSGAYALGDLIEAANRRSVAVLVAGLSDRSKQVLEDLHELDRLQPQYIYNHFPEALQEAVLIVFSNGIPNGLSPLSAS, encoded by the coding sequence ATGATTGGGGTAAAGTCGTATTTTTCGGAATTCAATATTGGCCCTAATCTTCGCGATCTGAACACCAATATTCAGGGAGATATCCTGGCAGGCATTACGGTCGCTATGGTCGTTTTGCCGATGGCGTTAGCTTTTGGTGTCGCCTCAGGGCTGGGAGCGATATCCGGTCTATGGTCCGCTGTAGCGGCAGGACTCGTCGCCGGACCATTGAGCGGTTCGCCTTGGGCAGTTGGGGGGCCGACTGGGCCCATCACGATTCAAGTTTTAACCATCGCGCAGACCCATCAGACACCGGAAGGGACGCCAGACCTCGCTTTCATCTTTACGACGATCGTGTTGGCAGGCCTTATTCTTATCGTGCTGGGGCTCGGTAAAGTCGGTCAATTTATCCGATTTACCCCGTACTCGGTGATATCCGGGTTTATGACCGGTCTGGGCGTTCTGTATATTCTACTCCAAATTAACCCTTTTCTTGGGCTCGCGGGCGCCTCAAGCATTTCTTCTGCCTTGACCAGTTTACCGGGCGCGCTTGCCCAGATGAGTGTGCCGGCCTTCGGCATTGGGGCCATGACGATTGTCGTCCTCATCGTTTGGCCGCGGATATCACCTGTGATCTGGCTCCCAAGTCCATTAGTGGCGCTGGTGGTGAGTACCGCTGCCGTGTGGCTTCTTGGTCTGGATATTCCGACGATTGGAGAGATACCCACCGGATTGCCTGACCTTCATCTTCCACACATTGATCTCATCCAAGCGGCCTTTGTTCCAGCCGCCGTGCTTGCGGGGTTGTGTGTCTTCGATAGTCTGCTCACGTGTTTGATCGTAGACAACATGACCGGAACACATCACCACAGTGATCAAGAATTGATTGCCCAGGGGTCGGCGAATATCTTTTCAGGACTTTTTGGTGGATTGGGCGGAGCGACCAATACGATGCCTTGTGTGGTGAATATTCAGAGTGGAGCCAAGACTCGTCTGTCTGCTATTACGTCCGGGGTTGTCCTCTTGTCGCTCGTCATGGGGTTAGGTCCACTGGCTTCGCAGATTCCACTATCGGCGTTGGCAGGTATTCTCATGAAGGCGGGGTACGATATCTTGGATATGCGTGTCCTGCCGGTTGTGCGTCGGTTGCCTCGATCAGATTTTGTCGTGTTTGTTCTGGTCGTGGTGATGACGGTCTTCTGGAATTTGCTGGCTGCGATGGCGATGGGCCTTGCGATGGCCTTTTTCCGGTTCGTGAAAGACATGGCGGACCGCTATAAGGCGGACCTTGATCGTCGGGCTGATGACGTGAAGCAGGAAGAAGATGATCTGCTTTTTGCCTTTTCTCGAGACTATAGCCGACAATTCAAAGCGCAGGATACTGTTGACCTGGGGGAGATGAGCGGGAAACTCGAACATCTGATTCAGGACCGTATTCTGATCGTTCGACCACACGGCCCATTGTTTTTTGGCGCGATTGACTGGTTGAATGAGGCCGTTGAGCATCTTGATGGGAAAGATGTGTTGCTGATTCGATGTCAATGGCTGGATGAGCTTGATCTTTCCGGGGCCTACGCGCTGGGAGATCTGATTGAAGCCGCCAATCGTCGATCGGTGGCCGTGTTGGTTGCAGGCCTCTCTGATCGATCCAAGCAAGTCCTGGAAGATTTACACGAGTTAGATCGTCTGCAGCCTCAATATATCTACAATCATTTCCCGGAAGCTCTTCAAGAAGCTGTACTCATTGTCTTCTCCAATGGAATTCCGAATGGCCTGTCGCCCCTGAGTGCGTCTTAA
- a CDS encoding CHASE3 domain-containing protein, translating into MQITAPILRAFGNIPIEKKLLLVSIIPIITIFTLSVITYHRVQTFAEDEDRLNHIYHVQTTAAEYLRLIVDLETGFRGFVLTQQPKFLKPYLSAKKRVLQVGQSLAQMVKKREDQHMRIQHVQGLVQQLMGDKDQLIERAKQGNTHDAVAYIESGRGRTFMLNIREDIAHFDRLEFNQLQQTLARTSEDRSFLLGVIIGGGSLALLPMVLVLRLLARSIVGPLSTLAKEVESRSEESIPEVMTLDRKDEIGNLTRVMSNMSQQLRDYVERIKNSEAELRSLNIDLSLSESKYRGIVDHAPFGIFTASGGQIIFCNRHNWILAGHEPDVQLSPETMWDAVHPDDRDHVLQHFKETTSQHQPFEQVFRFLHPNGAVRKILCRAIPIEDKDDDDVLYQGFNVDITALEQMREKLSRAERLATLGQVAAGIAHEIRNPLVGIGSTTTLLMEDFEQDDSKIADLKTILNETRRLDRIVNQIVEYARPRDLVWASFSIKELIEESLDLLRDPIRLKQIQVDNEVRNLDKALWADRDQIKQVLLNIFQNAIEAMPEKGTLTIQGTQDRRGGELGVLLTITDTGKGIAAADLARIFDPFFTSGKYRGTGLGLAICKNILEAHGGEIKAESQLHSGTIMSVWLPVVHQPQFSMVT; encoded by the coding sequence ATGCAAATAACGGCGCCCATATTACGGGCCTTTGGCAATATCCCGATCGAAAAGAAGCTCCTCCTTGTTTCTATCATTCCGATTATTACGATTTTCACTCTCAGTGTGATCACCTATCACCGTGTTCAGACATTCGCGGAAGACGAAGACCGGCTGAACCACATCTATCACGTCCAGACCACAGCAGCGGAATACTTACGACTGATCGTCGACCTGGAAACAGGCTTTCGAGGCTTCGTCTTAACCCAACAACCAAAATTTTTAAAACCTTATCTTTCCGCCAAAAAACGTGTCCTCCAAGTTGGTCAGTCTCTCGCACAAATGGTCAAGAAACGTGAAGACCAGCACATGCGCATCCAGCATGTCCAAGGGTTGGTCCAACAATTAATGGGTGATAAGGATCAACTCATTGAACGTGCCAAACAGGGGAATACCCATGATGCGGTGGCCTATATCGAATCCGGAAGAGGACGCACCTTCATGCTCAACATCCGTGAGGACATTGCCCATTTCGATCGATTGGAATTTAATCAACTCCAGCAAACGCTGGCTAGGACATCGGAGGATCGTTCCTTTTTACTGGGTGTCATCATCGGTGGTGGATCACTCGCCTTACTTCCCATGGTGCTTGTACTCAGACTCCTGGCGAGATCAATCGTGGGTCCACTCTCGACGCTTGCCAAGGAGGTGGAAAGTCGATCAGAAGAGTCGATCCCAGAAGTTATGACTCTTGACCGGAAAGATGAGATCGGAAATTTAACTCGAGTGATGAGTAACATGAGTCAGCAGCTTCGAGACTACGTAGAGCGTATTAAGAACTCTGAGGCAGAGCTACGCTCGCTGAACATCGATCTCTCCTTATCAGAATCAAAATATCGTGGAATCGTGGACCATGCCCCATTCGGAATTTTTACAGCCTCTGGGGGACAGATTATTTTTTGTAATCGACACAACTGGATCCTCGCTGGACATGAACCAGATGTACAGTTATCTCCTGAAACTATGTGGGATGCCGTCCATCCAGACGATAGGGATCACGTACTTCAGCATTTTAAAGAAACTACTTCTCAACATCAGCCATTCGAACAGGTTTTTCGATTTCTTCACCCAAACGGCGCGGTTCGAAAAATTTTATGCCGCGCCATACCCATCGAAGACAAAGATGATGACGACGTCCTCTATCAAGGATTTAACGTGGACATCACCGCGTTAGAACAGATGCGGGAAAAACTAAGTCGGGCCGAAAGGCTGGCGACATTGGGGCAGGTTGCGGCCGGTATCGCGCATGAAATCAGAAATCCTCTGGTCGGCATCGGCTCGACTACCACATTGCTCATGGAAGACTTCGAGCAAGATGACTCGAAGATTGCCGACCTCAAAACCATCCTGAACGAAACACGTCGCCTGGATCGGATCGTGAATCAAATCGTCGAATATGCCAGGCCTCGTGATCTGGTCTGGGCCTCCTTTTCCATTAAAGAATTGATAGAAGAAAGTCTCGACTTGCTCAGGGACCCCATCAGATTGAAGCAGATTCAAGTGGATAACGAAGTTCGAAACCTCGATAAAGCCCTGTGGGCCGATCGCGACCAAATTAAACAGGTCTTGCTGAATATTTTTCAGAATGCGATCGAGGCCATGCCTGAAAAAGGCACGCTGACCATACAAGGAACACAAGACAGGCGAGGCGGTGAGCTGGGCGTGTTATTAACGATTACCGATACCGGGAAGGGCATCGCGGCGGCTGATTTAGCCCGAATCTTCGACCCCTTCTTCACATCAGGGAAATATCGTGGAACCGGCCTCGGCCTTGCGATCTGCAAGAATATTCTGGAAGCCCATGGGGGAGAAATCAAAGCAGAGAGTCAACTCCATTCTGGAACCATCATGTCGGTTTGGTTGCCCGTCGTTCATCAACCTCAATTTTCCATGGTGACATAA
- a CDS encoding sigma-54 dependent transcriptional regulator, with product MRATIFVTDDDEVVRSSITRRLARRQHQIRSFESGEALLDALDHDVPDIILLDLKMSGMTGLETLQKAKPKAPHALFILLTAYGTIEDAVEAMKLGAYDFLIKSVDLGSIDPVINRALEYLELLRRMHFEVKDVADRYALNNLIAESPSMQGLVSQIQDMTQNHKTTVLLQGETGTGKEFIARVLHHNGPRRNGTFVGVNCTAIPEELFESELFGYERGAFTGANQRKPGLCEQAEGGTLFLDEIGDMNISMQAKLLRVLQERSIKRLGGRDEIAVDFRLIAATNHDLRKQVSDGHFREDLFFRLNVVSLELPPLRQRIEDIIPLSFRALGRYAKDIGKDIQDFSPDARTLLENYPYPGNIRELENIIERAVIFCKEKSIMGADLPKELHQTAERVATAHTTNDKQVVKIEMEIGTHGLVDVETAIIDEVMRLADDNKSLAAKHLGITRFALDRRLKKSHDS from the coding sequence ATGCGTGCCACAATTTTCGTGACTGATGATGATGAAGTGGTTCGGTCTTCGATTACTCGACGACTCGCTCGACGACAGCATCAAATCCGTAGTTTCGAATCCGGTGAGGCCTTATTGGATGCTCTGGATCATGATGTGCCGGATATCATCCTCCTGGACCTGAAAATGTCCGGCATGACGGGACTGGAAACTCTCCAAAAAGCCAAGCCCAAAGCCCCGCATGCCTTATTCATCCTTTTGACGGCCTATGGAACGATCGAGGATGCCGTAGAAGCCATGAAATTGGGAGCCTATGATTTTTTAATCAAAAGCGTCGATCTGGGCAGCATCGATCCAGTGATCAACCGGGCATTAGAATACCTGGAACTCTTAAGGAGAATGCATTTTGAAGTCAAAGACGTGGCCGATCGGTATGCGCTCAACAATTTGATCGCAGAGAGCCCAAGCATGCAGGGGTTAGTTTCTCAGATCCAAGACATGACGCAAAATCATAAGACGACGGTCTTACTGCAAGGAGAAACTGGGACCGGAAAGGAATTTATCGCTCGCGTTCTCCATCACAATGGGCCTCGTCGAAACGGAACATTTGTGGGAGTCAACTGCACAGCCATTCCGGAAGAGCTATTTGAAAGTGAGCTATTCGGCTATGAACGCGGGGCCTTTACGGGAGCGAATCAACGAAAGCCAGGGCTCTGTGAACAAGCTGAAGGGGGAACCTTATTCCTCGATGAAATCGGAGATATGAATATTTCCATGCAAGCCAAGCTCCTTCGCGTCTTGCAAGAACGTTCCATTAAACGACTGGGAGGTCGTGATGAAATCGCGGTAGATTTTCGTCTCATCGCGGCTACCAACCATGATCTTCGCAAACAAGTCAGCGATGGGCATTTCCGTGAAGACCTGTTTTTTCGTCTCAATGTGGTCTCCCTAGAATTGCCACCACTTCGTCAACGTATAGAAGACATTATACCCTTGAGTTTTCGCGCGCTCGGGCGTTATGCCAAAGATATCGGAAAAGATATTCAAGATTTTTCACCCGATGCCAGGACGCTATTGGAGAATTATCCATATCCAGGAAACATTCGAGAATTAGAAAATATCATTGAACGAGCGGTGATCTTTTGTAAAGAAAAATCAATCATGGGTGCTGATCTACCCAAGGAACTCCACCAAACGGCAGAAAGAGTGGCTACCGCTCACACGACCAATGACAAACAAGTGGTAAAGATTGAAATGGAAATAGGAACACATGGCCTGGTGGATGTCGAAACCGCGATCATCGATGAGGTCATGCGATTGGCTGATGACAATAAAAGCCTCGCCGCCAAACACCTCGGCATTACTCGATTTGCCCTTGACCGCCGCCTGAAAAAGTCCCACGATTCGTAG
- a CDS encoding nitrate oxidoreductase subunit beta, whose translation MPEVYNWHLGRKMLYPYEERHPKWQFAFVFNINRCLACQTCSMADKSTWLFSKGQEYMWWNNVETKPYGGYPQFYDVKITQLIEQVNPGGQVWNVRVGRKHHAPYGVFEGMTIFDAGAKIGQAAIGYIPTDQEWRFVNIYEDTATSMRAIVEGVDKTGFTKEEPWKMTGSSLPEHETYFFYLQRICNHCTYPGCLAACPRKAIYKRPEDGIVLIDQNRCRGYKKCVEQCPFKKPMYRGTTRVTEKCIACYPRVEGKDPLTGGEPMETRCMAACVGKIRLQSLVKVGEDGLWAEDRWNPLYYAIRVEQVALPLYPQWGTEPNGYYIPPRQAPRGYTRQMFGPGVDNAIEKYLVPSRELLAVLQLWRASQQILFRYDVIPGPKVFETMIHGKKFEMYNDTVLGFNKSGKEAVRQQVEEPIYIRPAERVNWL comes from the coding sequence ATGCCAGAGGTTTATAATTGGCACCTAGGACGGAAGATGCTGTATCCGTATGAGGAGCGGCATCCGAAATGGCAATTTGCCTTTGTGTTTAATATTAATCGGTGTTTAGCCTGTCAAACGTGTTCGATGGCGGATAAGTCGACATGGTTGTTCTCGAAGGGGCAGGAGTACATGTGGTGGAACAACGTGGAGACGAAGCCGTATGGGGGGTATCCGCAGTTCTACGACGTGAAGATCACGCAGTTGATCGAGCAGGTGAACCCCGGGGGGCAGGTGTGGAACGTGCGGGTGGGGCGGAAGCACCATGCGCCGTACGGGGTGTTCGAAGGGATGACGATCTTTGACGCGGGCGCCAAGATTGGGCAAGCGGCGATCGGGTATATTCCGACGGACCAGGAATGGCGGTTTGTGAACATCTATGAAGACACGGCGACGTCGATGCGAGCGATCGTGGAAGGCGTGGATAAGACGGGGTTTACGAAGGAAGAGCCGTGGAAGATGACGGGAAGCAGTTTGCCGGAGCATGAGACGTACTTCTTCTACCTGCAACGGATCTGTAACCACTGTACGTACCCGGGGTGTTTGGCGGCGTGTCCGCGCAAGGCGATCTACAAGCGGCCGGAAGACGGGATCGTGTTGATCGACCAGAACCGGTGCCGGGGGTATAAGAAGTGTGTGGAGCAGTGCCCGTTTAAGAAGCCGATGTACCGGGGGACGACGCGGGTGACGGAGAAGTGTATTGCGTGTTATCCGCGGGTGGAGGGCAAAGACCCGTTGACCGGTGGCGAGCCGATGGAGACGCGGTGTATGGCGGCCTGTGTGGGGAAGATCCGGTTACAGAGCCTGGTGAAAGTAGGGGAAGATGGGCTGTGGGCGGAAGACCGGTGGAATCCGTTGTACTATGCCATTCGGGTGGAACAGGTGGCGTTGCCGCTGTACCCGCAATGGGGGACGGAGCCGAACGGGTACTATATCCCGCCCCGACAGGCGCCGCGAGGGTATACGCGGCAGATGTTTGGGCCAGGGGTGGATAATGCGATCGAGAAGTACCTGGTGCCGAGTCGGGAGTTGTTGGCGGTGCTGCAGTTGTGGCGGGCGAGCCAGCAGATCCTGTTCCGCTATGATGTGATTCCGGGTCCGAAAGTGTTTGAAACCATGATTCACGGGAAGAAGTTTGAGATGTACAATGACACCGTGTTGGGGTTCAACAAGTCGGGCAAGGAAGCGGTGCGGCAGCAGGTGGAGGAGCCGATCTACATCCGGCCGGCCGAACGGGTCAACTGGTTGTAG